In Streptomyces sp. NBC_00341, the DNA window GCCCGTCCTGCTGCCCGGCACCGTCACCTACGCCTCCGACGGCACCGGCTTCCAGCTCCGCGACGGCGAGGGCGACGACGCCCGTGTCCACCTCACCGGGACGGCGGCTGCCAGGAGCGCCCGTTCATGAGGTTCTCCAGGCCCGCCCAGGAGAAGTTCATCAGGGTGGACGCCGCTTCCTTCGCGGAGACGCCCGGGGTCTCGTTCGCCCAGCCGGCCAGCGACTCCGCGGCGCCCACCAGCGCCTGCGCGAGCCCCACCACGTCGCGGTCGGGGAGCGCCGGGTCGTGATGGGCCTCGCGGGCCGCCGCCCCGATCAGACCCGTCACGAACGCAACGATCTCGTCGCGCATCACGCTCACCTCGGTGGCGAACGGCTCCCCGTGCGTACGCGCCTGCCGGTACAGCACCGCCCAGCCGTCCGGGTTCTGCGCGGTGTGCGTGAAGAACGCCCGCAGCCCGGACCACAGTTGCCGGTCGGCGGGCAGCCCCGGTTCCGCCCCCGCCTGTACGGCCGCGAGCAGCTCCCGGGCCTCGCGCCGGATGCACGCGGTGAACAGCTCGTCCTTCGAATTCAGATACAGGTACACCAGCGGCTTGGACACCCCGGCCAGCTCGGCGATCTCGTCCATGGAGGCGGCCCGGTAGCCGCGCCGCCCGAACGTCTGCACCGCGGCGTCCATCATCTGCTGCTCGCGCACGGCGCGCGGCATCCGCTTGCCCTTCACAGCACCCATGCCGGACTCCTCCCGCCCCCGCTGCACTACTCCCCGGTAAGAGTACGGCGCGTTCGCAAAACGGCTCTGCCCCGTACCCAGGTGCGAGGGTACGGGGCAGAGCTGTTGGGGACCGCGTGGATCAGGCGGCGACGGGCACCTTCGCCGGCTCGCTGTCCTGGACCTCGGCCTCGTCCACCGGGGAGGCGGAGGCCGAGTTGTACAGGTCGTGGTC includes these proteins:
- a CDS encoding TetR/AcrR family transcriptional regulator; amino-acid sequence: MGAVKGKRMPRAVREQQMMDAAVQTFGRRGYRAASMDEIAELAGVSKPLVYLYLNSKDELFTACIRREARELLAAVQAGAEPGLPADRQLWSGLRAFFTHTAQNPDGWAVLYRQARTHGEPFATEVSVMRDEIVAFVTGLIGAAAREAHHDPALPDRDVVGLAQALVGAAESLAGWANETPGVSAKEAASTLMNFSWAGLENLMNGRSWQPPSR